One genomic window of Pseudomonas sp. LFM046 includes the following:
- the sigX gene encoding RNA polymerase sigma factor SigX, producing MNKPQSLSLRYDPRELSDEELVERAHVELFHVTRAYEELMRRYQRTLFNVCARYLGNDRDADDVCQEVMLKVLYGLKNFEGKSKFKTWLYSITYNECITQYRKERRKRRLLDALSLDPLEEASDEKAPKVEERGGLERWLVHVNPIDREILVLRFVAELEFQEIADIMHMGLSATKMRYKRALDRLREKFSGLSET from the coding sequence TTGAACAAGCCCCAATCGCTTTCCTTGCGTTATGACCCGCGCGAGCTCTCGGACGAGGAGCTGGTGGAGCGCGCGCATGTCGAGCTGTTCCATGTCACTCGCGCTTATGAAGAGTTGATGCGTCGCTATCAACGCACCTTGTTCAACGTCTGCGCCCGTTACTTAGGGAACGATCGCGACGCAGATGACGTCTGCCAGGAAGTGATGCTCAAGGTGCTCTATGGATTGAAGAACTTCGAAGGCAAGTCGAAGTTCAAGACCTGGCTCTACAGCATTACCTACAACGAGTGCATTACCCAATATCGGAAAGAGCGTCGAAAACGCCGATTGCTTGATGCGCTAAGTCTGGATCCTTTGGAGGAAGCTTCTGACGAGAAGGCCCCCAAGGTCGAGGAAAGAGGGGGTCTAGAGCGTTGGCTGGTCCATGTCAACCCCATTGACCGGGAAATTCTGGTGCTACGTTTTGTCGCAGAGCTGGAGTTCCAGGAGATCGCCGACATTATGCACATGGGCCTGAGCGCGACAAAAATGCGCTACAAACGTGCGCTGGATCGCTTGCGCGAAAAATTCTCGGGCCTCTCGGAAACTTAG
- a CDS encoding mechanosensitive ion channel domain-containing protein: MEFDPWTQGLVNAMTSVWTPVAGFIPRLFGALVVVLLGFVVAKLLDTLLSKLLAKVGLDRLMAGTGLTKMLARAGIQVPVSTLIGKIVYWFVLLIFLVSAAESLGLDRVSATLDVLALYLPKVLGAALVLLAGVLLAQLVSGLVRGAAEGVGLEYAHGLGRIAQGLVIIISISVAIGQLEVKTELLNNVIAIVLISIGLAAALALGLGSREIAGQILAGIYVRELYQVGQQVKVGDVEGQIEEIGTVKTLLLTEDGELVSVSNRTLLDQRVTSR; this comes from the coding sequence ATGGAATTCGACCCCTGGACCCAAGGACTCGTTAACGCCATGACCTCGGTGTGGACACCGGTGGCGGGCTTCATTCCGCGCCTATTCGGTGCGCTGGTGGTGGTGCTGCTGGGCTTCGTGGTGGCCAAGCTGCTGGACACCCTGCTGTCCAAGCTGCTGGCGAAGGTGGGGCTGGATCGCCTGATGGCGGGCACCGGCCTGACCAAGATGCTGGCCCGCGCGGGTATCCAGGTACCGGTTTCCACCCTGATCGGCAAGATCGTCTACTGGTTCGTGCTGCTGATCTTCCTGGTCTCTGCGGCCGAGTCCCTGGGCCTTGACCGCGTATCCGCCACCCTCGACGTGCTGGCCCTCTACCTGCCGAAAGTACTGGGTGCGGCGCTGGTGCTGCTGGCGGGCGTCCTGCTGGCACAGCTGGTCAGCGGCCTGGTGCGTGGCGCCGCCGAAGGGGTGGGGCTGGAGTATGCCCATGGCCTGGGGCGCATCGCCCAGGGCCTGGTGATCATCATCAGCATCTCCGTGGCCATCGGCCAGCTGGAGGTCAAGACCGAGCTGCTGAACAACGTCATCGCCATCGTGCTGATTTCCATCGGCCTGGCGGCGGCGCTGGCACTGGGCCTTGGCAGCCGCGAAATCGCCGGGCAGATCCTCGCCGGCATCTACGTACGAGAGCTCTATCAGGTCGGGCAACAAGTAAAGGTCGGCGATGTCGAAGGGCAGATCGAGGAAATCGGCACGGTGAAGACCCTGCTGCTTACCGAGGACGGTGAGCTGGTATCGGTGTCGAATCGTACTTTGCTCGATCAACGGGTAACCAGCCGCTAA
- a CDS encoding CrfX protein: MRMHDPFEESLRDLLKASPLSDHDDDATLGRVLKTANRQVGAGDLFNLMGHWLEALMMALNNGSPHLAPVSRRNASVRSADKAD; the protein is encoded by the coding sequence GTGCGCATGCACGATCCGTTCGAAGAATCCCTGCGGGACCTGCTAAAGGCTTCCCCGCTCTCCGACCACGATGACGACGCGACCTTGGGCCGGGTGCTCAAGACTGCCAATCGTCAGGTGGGCGCGGGGGATCTGTTCAACCTCATGGGGCACTGGCTCGAAGCCCTGATGATGGCCCTCAACAATGGCTCGCCCCACCTGGCGCCCGTGTCGCGCCGCAATGCTTCTGTCCGTTCTGCAGATAAGGCTGATTGA
- a CDS encoding zinc transporter ZntB → MFEEQNAEWGLVHAFVLDGQGGAESISREALAGLELKPEQSLWLHWDRSHPLARRWLREQSGLSEFTCDLLLEESTRPRMLPMPEDQLLLFLRGVNLNPGAVPEDMVSVRIFASAQRIISLRLRPLHATDELIEQWAKGGGPKVASEVMLYLAEHLTDKVDSLVAELTEKIDAQEEHLDNSERFRPDHDLMLQVRRRAAGLKRFLAPQRDIYAQLARSRMPWFVEDDADYWNELNNRLTRYLEELELIRERIGLVLESESRRQGERTSRTMYLLGITTGFFLPLSFITGLLGMNVRGIPGDETPYGFILACLLILGVAGFQLWLFRRLRWL, encoded by the coding sequence ATGTTCGAGGAGCAGAACGCCGAGTGGGGGCTGGTGCATGCCTTCGTCCTGGACGGGCAGGGTGGCGCCGAGTCGATTTCCCGGGAGGCGCTGGCCGGCCTGGAGTTGAAGCCGGAACAGAGTCTCTGGCTGCACTGGGATCGCAGCCATCCCCTGGCGCGTCGCTGGCTGCGGGAGCAGAGCGGGTTGTCCGAGTTCACCTGCGATCTGCTGCTGGAAGAGAGTACCCGTCCGCGCATGCTGCCCATGCCGGAGGATCAACTGCTGCTATTCCTGCGTGGCGTGAACCTGAATCCGGGTGCGGTTCCCGAGGACATGGTTTCAGTGCGCATCTTCGCCTCGGCGCAGCGCATCATTTCCTTGCGCCTGCGGCCGCTGCACGCAACCGATGAACTGATCGAGCAGTGGGCCAAGGGCGGCGGGCCGAAGGTCGCATCCGAAGTAATGCTCTACCTGGCCGAGCACCTGACCGACAAGGTTGATTCGCTGGTGGCGGAGCTGACCGAGAAGATCGATGCGCAAGAAGAGCATCTGGACAACAGCGAGCGTTTCCGCCCGGACCATGACCTGATGTTGCAGGTTCGGCGTCGAGCCGCCGGCCTCAAGCGTTTCCTCGCGCCTCAGCGGGATATCTACGCGCAACTGGCACGCAGCCGGATGCCCTGGTTCGTCGAGGACGACGCCGACTACTGGAATGAGCTCAACAACCGGCTGACACGTTATCTGGAAGAGTTGGAGCTGATCCGCGAACGCATTGGCCTGGTGCTGGAAAGTGAAAGCCGTCGCCAGGGCGAGCGCACCAGTCGCACCATGTACCTGCTCGGCATCACCACCGGTTTCTTCCTGCCGCTGAGTTTCATCACCGGTCTGCTGGGCATGAACGTGCGGGGCATCCCCGGAGATGAAACGCCCTACGGCTTCATCCTGGCCTGCCTGTTGATTCTGGGGGTCGCGGGGTTTCAGCTCTGGCTTTTCCGTCGATTGCGTTGGCTTTGA
- the rraA gene encoding ribonuclease E activity regulator RraA has protein sequence MQYVTPDLCDAYPDLVQVVEPMFSNFGGRDSFGGEIVTIKCFEDNSVVKEQVDLPGKGKVLVVDGGGSLRRALLGDMLAEKAAKNGWEGIVVYGCIRDVDVIAQTDLGVQALASHPMKTDKRGIGDLNVAVTFGGVTFRPGEYLYADNNGIIISPKPLEMPA, from the coding sequence ATGCAATACGTTACCCCTGATCTGTGCGATGCCTATCCGGACCTGGTCCAGGTCGTCGAACCCATGTTCAGCAACTTCGGTGGTCGCGATTCCTTCGGTGGTGAGATCGTCACCATCAAGTGCTTCGAGGACAACTCCGTGGTCAAGGAGCAGGTCGATCTGCCCGGCAAGGGCAAGGTCCTGGTGGTGGATGGTGGCGGCTCCCTGCGCCGTGCCCTGCTGGGCGACATGCTGGCCGAGAAGGCCGCGAAGAATGGCTGGGAAGGCATCGTCGTCTATGGCTGCATCCGTGATGTCGATGTGATCGCCCAGACCGACCTCGGCGTCCAGGCCCTGGCCAGCCACCCGATGAAGACCGACAAGCGCGGCATCGGCGACCTGAACGTCGCGGTGACTTTCGGCGGCGTCACCTTCCGCCCGGGTGAGTACCTGTATGCCGACAACAACGGCATCATCATTTCGCCCAAGCCCCTGGAAATGCCGGCCTGA
- a CDS encoding Rieske (2Fe-2S) protein, which translates to MFVALERLINLQDGYRGTFQVQGRQLLLIVVDQQPILMENRCPHQGAPLHNATLDGGALRCSRHGIAFDLASGRPVNAPCPPLQRLTLAYDGDRIGLDL; encoded by the coding sequence ATGTTCGTAGCGCTGGAACGACTGATCAACCTGCAGGACGGCTATCGAGGCACTTTTCAGGTCCAGGGCCGTCAATTATTACTGATCGTCGTTGATCAGCAACCGATCCTCATGGAAAATCGCTGTCCTCACCAGGGCGCGCCCCTGCACAACGCCACGCTCGACGGTGGCGCACTGCGTTGTTCACGGCATGGCATTGCGTTCGACCTGGCCAGTGGCCGACCGGTCAATGCCCCTTGCCCTCCGTTGCAGCGCCTAACGCTGGCCTACGACGGCGACCGCATCGGTCTCGATCTGTAA
- a CDS encoding alpha/beta fold hydrolase: MQSSSDLFPVALMSAELRGDLTEDVYRLKPGNSPDPSVELVLTRLGRFGHEGARGVPVILVHGSFSNRRFWYSPKGLGLGPHLARIGFDVWIAEMRGHGLSPRNQQYRRNRVADYARYDLPVIAAFVREQNGQVPHWIGHSLGGTTLAAALGGQYLGEGDVASAALFGSQISRIYWPLKVPPVAWSSRLLLKRFGVLSGSRLKRGPEDEPIGVALESLRWHGLFGRFGDAERDWWAGLSDVQVPVLAVAAAGDQQDPVWACRKLVEQVPTEHRHFLQLAKDEGFSDDFGHIEMLVSKAAEREVWPLVVYWLEHQRLPAATSTAEAMAL; the protein is encoded by the coding sequence ATGCAGAGCAGTAGCGATCTCTTTCCCGTGGCGCTGATGAGCGCAGAACTTCGAGGCGACCTGACTGAGGATGTCTATCGCCTGAAGCCCGGCAACAGCCCGGACCCCAGTGTCGAGCTGGTCCTGACCCGACTCGGTCGTTTCGGCCACGAGGGGGCGCGCGGCGTGCCGGTCATCCTGGTCCACGGCAGTTTCTCCAATCGCCGTTTCTGGTATTCGCCCAAGGGGCTCGGCCTCGGGCCGCACCTTGCCCGAATCGGATTCGACGTGTGGATCGCCGAGATGCGTGGTCATGGCCTCTCGCCGCGCAACCAGCAGTATCGCCGCAATCGAGTGGCCGACTATGCGCGATACGACCTGCCGGTCATCGCGGCTTTCGTTCGTGAGCAGAACGGGCAGGTGCCTCACTGGATCGGCCATTCCCTCGGCGGCACCACCCTGGCTGCCGCCCTGGGTGGGCAGTACCTCGGCGAGGGCGATGTGGCTTCGGCGGCACTGTTCGGTAGCCAGATCAGCCGCATCTACTGGCCGCTCAAGGTGCCGCCGGTGGCGTGGAGCAGCCGCCTGCTGCTCAAGCGCTTCGGCGTGCTGTCCGGTTCCCGGCTCAAGCGTGGCCCTGAAGATGAGCCCATTGGCGTGGCGCTGGAAAGCCTGCGCTGGCACGGGCTGTTCGGGCGCTTCGGCGACGCCGAGCGGGACTGGTGGGCGGGTCTTTCGGACGTTCAGGTGCCGGTGTTGGCGGTGGCGGCGGCGGGTGACCAGCAGGACCCGGTCTGGGCATGCCGCAAGCTGGTGGAACAGGTGCCGACCGAGCATCGCCATTTCCTGCAACTCGCGAAGGACGAGGGATTCAGTGACGACTTCGGACATATCGAGATGCTGGTGAGCAAGGCGGCCGAGCGCGAGGTCTGGCCGCTGGTGGTCTACTGGCTGGAGCACCAGCGGCTGCCGGCTGCGACATCGACAGCCGAAGCGATGGCGCTCTAG
- the ppsA gene encoding phosphoenolpyruvate synthase yields MVEYVVSLDKLGVHDVEHVGGKNASLGEMISNLAGAGVSVPGGFATTAQAYRDFLEQSGLNDRIHAALDKLDVDDVNALAKTGAEIRKWVMDAEFPARLDAEIRTAFAELAKGNDNLAVAVRSSATAEDLPDASFAGQQETFLNIRGVDNVIRAAKEVFASLFNDRAIAYRVHQGFDHKLVALSAGVQRMVRSETGTAGVMFTLDTESGFRDVVFITAAYGLGETVVQGAVNPDEFYVHKATLEAGRPAILRRNLGSKAIKMVYGEEAKAGKSVKTVDVDRADRARFALSDAEVAELAKQALIIEKHYGRPMDIEWAKDGDDGKLYIVQARPETVKSRASATVMERYLLKEKGKVLVEGRAIGQRIGAGQVRVIHDVSEMDKVQPGDVLVSDMTDPDWEPVMKRASAIVTNRGGRTCHAAIIARELGIPAVVGCGNATSVLQDGQGVTVSCAEGDTGFIFEGQLGFDIRTNSVDAMPDLPFKIMMNVGNPDRAFDFAQLPNEGVGLARLEFIINRMIGVHPKALLNFAGLPAEIKESVEKRIAGYNDPVGFYVEKLVEGISTLAAAFWPKKVIVRLSDFKSNEYANLIGGKLYEPEEENPMLGFRGASRYISESFRDCFELECRALKKVRNEMGLTNVEIMVPFVRTLGEASQVVELLASNGLKRGENGLKVIMMCELPSNALLAEEFLEFFDGFSIGSNDLTQLTLGLDRDSGIVAHLFDERNPAVKKLLANAIAACNNAGKYIGICGQGPSDHPDLAKWLMEQGIESVSLNPDSVLDTWFFLAEGQA; encoded by the coding sequence TTGGTAGAGTACGTAGTTTCCCTCGATAAGCTCGGCGTTCACGATGTTGAGCATGTGGGGGGCAAGAACGCATCCCTGGGCGAGATGATCAGCAATCTGGCTGGCGCCGGTGTTTCCGTTCCCGGTGGTTTCGCCACTACTGCTCAGGCCTACCGTGACTTCCTCGAGCAGAGCGGCCTGAACGATCGTATCCACGCCGCCCTCGACAAGCTCGATGTGGATGACGTCAACGCCCTTGCCAAGACTGGCGCCGAAATCCGTAAGTGGGTGATGGACGCCGAGTTCCCAGCGCGCCTGGATGCCGAAATCCGCACTGCCTTCGCCGAACTGGCCAAGGGCAATGACAACCTGGCCGTGGCCGTGCGTTCCTCCGCCACCGCCGAAGACCTGCCCGACGCCTCCTTTGCCGGCCAGCAGGAAACCTTCCTTAACATCCGTGGCGTGGACAACGTGATCCGCGCTGCCAAAGAGGTGTTCGCCTCCCTGTTCAACGACCGTGCCATCGCCTACCGCGTGCACCAGGGCTTCGACCACAAGCTGGTCGCCCTGTCCGCCGGCGTGCAGCGCATGGTCCGCTCGGAAACCGGCACCGCCGGCGTGATGTTCACCCTGGACACCGAGTCCGGTTTCCGTGATGTCGTCTTCATCACTGCCGCCTACGGCCTCGGCGAGACCGTGGTACAGGGCGCTGTGAACCCCGACGAATTCTACGTGCACAAGGCCACCCTCGAGGCTGGCCGCCCCGCGATTCTGCGCCGCAACCTCGGCAGCAAGGCGATCAAGATGGTCTACGGCGAAGAAGCCAAGGCCGGCAAGTCGGTGAAGACCGTGGACGTGGATCGCGCCGACCGCGCCCGTTTCGCCCTGTCCGACGCCGAAGTCGCCGAACTGGCCAAGCAGGCCCTGATCATCGAGAAGCACTACGGTCGTCCGATGGACATCGAGTGGGCCAAGGACGGTGACGACGGCAAGCTGTACATCGTGCAGGCCCGTCCGGAAACCGTGAAGAGCCGCGCCAGCGCCACCGTGATGGAGCGCTACCTGCTGAAGGAAAAGGGCAAGGTTCTGGTAGAAGGCCGTGCCATTGGCCAACGCATCGGCGCCGGCCAGGTTCGCGTGATCCACGACGTTTCCGAGATGGACAAGGTCCAGCCGGGCGACGTGCTGGTCTCCGACATGACCGACCCGGACTGGGAGCCCGTGATGAAGCGCGCCAGCGCCATCGTCACCAACCGTGGTGGTCGTACCTGCCACGCCGCGATCATCGCCCGTGAGCTGGGCATCCCGGCTGTCGTCGGTTGCGGCAACGCCACCTCCGTCCTGCAGGATGGCCAGGGTGTGACCGTTTCCTGCGCCGAGGGCGACACCGGCTTCATCTTCGAGGGCCAACTGGGCTTCGACATCCGCACCAACTCCGTTGATGCAATGCCCGACCTGCCGTTCAAGATCATGATGAACGTCGGCAACCCGGACCGCGCCTTCGACTTCGCCCAACTGCCCAACGAGGGTGTGGGCCTGGCTCGCCTGGAATTCATCATCAACCGCATGATCGGCGTGCACCCGAAGGCGCTGTTGAACTTTGCCGGGCTGCCGGCCGAGATCAAGGAAAGCGTCGAGAAGCGCATCGCCGGCTACAACGATCCGGTGGGCTTCTACGTCGAGAAGCTGGTTGAAGGCATCAGCACCCTGGCCGCGGCCTTCTGGCCGAAAAAGGTCATCGTGCGCCTGTCGGACTTCAAGTCCAACGAATACGCCAACCTGATCGGCGGCAAGCTCTACGAGCCGGAAGAAGAGAACCCGATGCTCGGCTTCCGCGGTGCGTCCCGTTACATCAGCGAATCCTTCCGCGACTGCTTCGAGTTGGAATGCCGTGCGCTGAAGAAGGTCCGCAATGAAATGGGCCTGACCAACGTCGAGATCATGGTGCCCTTCGTGCGCACCCTGGGCGAAGCCTCCCAGGTGGTCGAGCTGCTGGCCAGCAACGGCCTGAAGCGCGGCGAGAATGGCCTGAAGGTCATCATGATGTGCGAGCTGCCCTCCAACGCCCTGCTGGCCGAGGAGTTCCTGGAGTTCTTCGACGGTTTCTCCATCGGCTCCAACGACCTGACCCAGCTGACCCTGGGCCTGGACCGCGATTCCGGTATCGTCGCCCACCTGTTCGACGAGCGTAATCCGGCCGTGAAGAAACTGCTGGCCAATGCCATTGCCGCCTGCAACAACGCTGGCAAGTACATCGGCATCTGCGGCCAGGGCCCGTCCGACCACCCGGATCTGGCCAAGTGGCTGATGGAGCAAGGCATCGAAAGCGTCTCCCTGAACCCTGACTCGGTGCTGGATACCTGGTTCTTCCTCGCGGAAGGTCAGGCCTGA
- a CDS encoding pyruvate, water dikinase regulatory protein translates to MKRTAFFISDGTGITAETLGQSLLAQFETITFQKITRPYIDSVEKARAMVQQINKAAEVDGARPIIFDTIVNQEIRDILATSNGFMIDIFSTFLSPLEQELTSHSSYSVGKSHSIGQHSNYMERIEAVNFALDNDDGARTHYYDKADLILVGVSRCGKTPTCLYMAMQYGIRAANYPLTEEDMERLQLPAALKQHKDKLFGLTIDPDRLTAIRNERKPNSRYASFAQCEFEVREVENLFRRENITFINSTHFSVEEISAKILVEKGVERRLK, encoded by the coding sequence ATGAAACGCACCGCTTTCTTCATCTCCGACGGTACTGGCATCACTGCGGAAACCCTTGGCCAGAGCCTCCTGGCGCAGTTCGAAACCATTACCTTCCAAAAGATCACGCGGCCCTATATCGACAGCGTTGAAAAAGCGCGCGCCATGGTACAGCAAATCAATAAGGCTGCGGAGGTAGACGGCGCCCGCCCGATCATCTTCGACACCATCGTGAACCAGGAGATCCGTGACATCCTGGCCACCTCCAACGGCTTCATGATCGACATCTTCTCCACCTTCCTTTCGCCGTTGGAACAGGAACTTACCTCGCACTCCTCCTACTCGGTCGGCAAATCCCACTCCATCGGCCAGCACTCCAATTACATGGAGCGGATCGAGGCGGTGAACTTCGCCCTCGACAACGACGACGGCGCCCGCACCCATTACTACGACAAGGCCGACCTGATCCTCGTCGGCGTCTCCCGCTGCGGCAAGACGCCCACCTGCCTGTATATGGCAATGCAATACGGAATTCGTGCCGCAAATTATCCGCTGACCGAGGAAGACATGGAGCGCCTGCAGCTTCCCGCCGCCCTCAAGCAGCACAAGGACAAGCTGTTCGGCCTGACCATCGACCCGGACCGCCTCACCGCGATCCGCAACGAGCGCAAGCCCAACAGCCGCTACGCCAGCTTCGCCCAGTGCGAGTTTGAAGTGCGCGAGGTCGAGAACCTGTTCCGCCGCGAAAACATCACTTTCATCAACTCCACGCATTTCTCGGTGGAAGAGATTTCCGCCAAGATCCTGGTGGAGAAAGGCGTCGAGCGCCGGCTCAAGTAA
- the prpF gene encoding 2-methylaconitate cis-trans isomerase PrpF encodes MPHVSQVKIPATYIRGGTSKGVFFRLQDLPERCQVPGEARDKLFMRVIGSPDPYSAHIDGMGGATSSTSKCVILSKSSQPDHDVDYLYGQISIDKAFVDWSGNCGNLSTAAGAFALHAGLVDPARIPENGTCVVRIWQANIQKTIIAHVPVTNGQVQETGDFDLDGVTFPAAEIVLEFLDPSDDGEEGGSMFPTGNLVDDLEVPGVGTFKATMITAGIPTVFVNAEDIGYTGTELREHINGNPEALARFEAIRVAGALRMGLIKTPEEAATRQHTPKIAFVAQSRDYVASSGKTVKAEDVDLLVRALSMGKLHHAMMGTAAVAIGTAAAIPGTLVNLAAGGGERNAVRFGHPSGSLRVGAEAAKVDGEWVVTKAIMSRSARVLMEGWVRVPGDAF; translated from the coding sequence ATGCCTCACGTATCCCAAGTGAAAATCCCCGCCACCTACATTCGCGGCGGTACCAGCAAGGGCGTGTTCTTCCGCCTGCAGGACCTGCCCGAGCGCTGCCAGGTGCCGGGTGAGGCACGCGACAAGCTGTTCATGCGGGTGATCGGCAGTCCCGATCCCTATTCCGCCCACATCGACGGCATGGGCGGGGCCACCTCCAGCACCAGCAAATGCGTGATCCTGTCCAAGAGCAGCCAGCCGGATCACGATGTGGACTACCTCTATGGTCAGATCTCCATCGACAAGGCCTTCGTCGACTGGAGCGGCAACTGCGGCAACCTGTCCACCGCTGCCGGCGCCTTTGCCCTGCACGCCGGCCTGGTGGATCCGGCGCGCATTCCGGAGAACGGCACCTGCGTGGTACGCATCTGGCAGGCCAATATCCAGAAAACCATCATCGCCCATGTGCCGGTCACCAACGGCCAGGTCCAGGAAACCGGTGATTTCGATCTGGACGGCGTGACCTTCCCGGCTGCGGAAATCGTGCTGGAGTTCCTCGATCCGTCCGATGACGGGGAGGAGGGCGGCTCGATGTTCCCCACCGGCAACCTGGTTGATGACCTGGAGGTGCCGGGTGTCGGTACCTTCAAGGCAACCATGATCACCGCCGGTATTCCCACGGTGTTCGTCAACGCCGAGGACATCGGCTACACCGGCACCGAGCTGCGCGAGCACATCAACGGAAACCCCGAGGCACTGGCCCGGTTCGAGGCCATCCGGGTTGCCGGCGCGCTGCGCATGGGGCTGATCAAGACCCCGGAAGAGGCGGCCACCCGCCAGCACACGCCGAAAATCGCTTTCGTCGCTCAATCCAGGGATTACGTGGCGTCCAGCGGCAAGACGGTCAAGGCCGAAGACGTCGACCTGCTGGTGCGTGCGTTGTCCATGGGCAAGCTGCATCACGCGATGATGGGTACCGCCGCCGTGGCCATCGGCACTGCGGCCGCCATTCCGGGAACCCTGGTGAACCTGGCCGCCGGTGGTGGCGAGCGTAACGCCGTGCGCTTCGGCCATCCGTCGGGCTCCCTGCGTGTAGGTGCGGAAGCCGCCAAGGTCGACGGCGAGTGGGTCGTGACCAAGGCGATCATGAGCCGCAGCGCCCGCGTTCTGATGGAAGGTTGGGTGCGGGTACCCGGCGACGCATTCTAA